In one Rhodococcus sp. B50 genomic region, the following are encoded:
- a CDS encoding L,D-transpeptidase gives MFEKRALSNRRRTGRRSAQVGAALVGAAAVALATAGPASAAPLWPGGPEVPSVQELIEGLTPPGMTPPQLPPQLAPEPAAPFSAPSVNPSNGETVGVAQPIIIRFNEAVGDRAAAERAIRITSQPPVDGHFYWASNTQVRWKPFEFWPANTAVTVKAGDAQSSFTIGDALVTVADNNTKTITVTRNGEVVRTMPTSFGKPGHDTPNGTYIVGEKYRDMYMDSSTYGVPVDSPEGYRTYVEYATRMSNSGIFLHAAPWSVGAQGNTNVSHGCLNVSTEDGKWFFENAKKGDPVIVQNTAGGTLNGWDGLGDWNL, from the coding sequence ATGTTCGAAAAGCGAGCTTTGTCGAACCGTCGCCGCACGGGCCGCCGATCTGCGCAGGTCGGTGCTGCGCTTGTGGGCGCAGCCGCCGTGGCACTCGCCACTGCGGGTCCTGCGAGCGCGGCACCGCTGTGGCCCGGTGGGCCGGAGGTGCCGAGCGTCCAGGAGCTGATCGAAGGACTCACCCCGCCCGGGATGACGCCGCCGCAACTCCCGCCGCAGCTCGCTCCCGAGCCGGCCGCGCCGTTCTCCGCTCCGTCCGTCAACCCGTCGAACGGGGAGACGGTGGGTGTCGCGCAGCCGATCATCATCCGGTTCAACGAGGCCGTCGGAGATCGTGCGGCCGCTGAACGCGCCATCCGCATCACTTCGCAGCCGCCCGTCGACGGGCACTTCTACTGGGCGTCGAACACGCAGGTCCGATGGAAGCCGTTCGAGTTCTGGCCCGCGAACACCGCGGTCACCGTGAAGGCCGGCGACGCACAGTCGTCGTTCACCATCGGCGACGCGCTGGTGACGGTGGCCGACAACAACACCAAGACCATCACCGTCACCCGCAATGGTGAGGTCGTCCGCACCATGCCGACGTCCTTCGGCAAGCCCGGTCACGACACCCCGAACGGGACGTACATCGTCGGCGAGAAGTACCGCGACATGTACATGGACTCGTCGACCTACGGAGTTCCGGTCGACAGCCCCGAGGGGTACCGCACGTACGTCGAGTATGCAACGCGGATGTCCAACAGCGGCATCTTCCTCCACGCGGCCCCGTGGTCGGTCGGCGCGCAGGGCAACACCAATGTCAGCCACGGCTGCCTCAATGTGAGTACCGAGGACGGCAAGTGGTTCTTCGAGAACGCCAAGAAGGGCGACCCGGTGATCGTGCAGAACACC